One window of Molothrus ater isolate BHLD 08-10-18 breed brown headed cowbird chromosome 31, BPBGC_Mater_1.1, whole genome shotgun sequence genomic DNA carries:
- the LOC118700553 gene encoding synaptonemal complex protein 1-like isoform X12 → MNELFSKLYKEAEKIKQWKLTVETELNQKERKLQENKKTIEAQNKAIQELQFENENLHLKLEDEICENKDLLKEAAASRHLCNLLKETCTRFTEKTSKHEQEKAETIQLYEELHSNIERMTAAFEELRVQAENDRSEMSFKLKEEAEKVDKFEKECKLEVSQKEKQISALTIERDEKDDVIKDIKAQLQTSQNKIADLMEAKLHHEEMLKESQVSKEHLRAELEEAKMSLQKAEVTQKNLETELQTRVKTLIQVTGEKEEQEEECKKMKALLAALTEEFETSVANLKSLLQEEQNRLKKYEDDSKLLTLELQKKSAELEMTKVKCDKEVQLEELSETLDSKKKEENTKQLVENLEEANSQLRNELESLKQKMAKTGEEMRSALDEREENMNNLKKQVENKTKCIEELQQENKVLPKKLTAESKKSNTYEGKVNKLQIEMEKMNKQHKEAADIYQKDIETRKGNENKLREENEYDKMVEEKDAELKVYKMKQQKQFSSARALENELSSLKSELASLKEQLKAEIEEKENLVKEHSHSMIPESEKKHKTYAIKTPPMDKMHSGRSTNLPSEQSSRKKQKVLVQLDTQSDSSEHTDLLSIVSEEEMFKNLYKDFPQASRLHSPAPKKLHPV, encoded by the exons ATGAATGAATTGTTCTCAAAACTCTACAAAGAGGCTGAGAAGATCAAGCAGTGGAAACTGACTGTGGAAACAGAATTaaaccagaaagaaagaaagctccaggaaaataaaaagactaTTGAAGCACAGAATAAAGCCATTCAAGAACTGCAG tttgaaaatgaaaacctccATTTGAAACTGGAAGATGAGATATGTGAAAATAAAGATCTCTTGAAAGA AGCTGCTGCTTCGAGGCATCTGTGTAACCTGCTCAAGGAAACCTGCACTCGCTTCACAGAGAAGACCAGTAAAC ATGaacaggaaaaggcagaaacaaTACAATTGTATGAGGAACTTCATAGCAACATAGAA agAATGACAGCGGCATTTGAAGAGCTTCGTGTGCAAGCAGAGAACGACAGATCGGAAATGAGTTTCAAAT taaaagaagaagcagaaaaagtgGACAAGTTTGAAAAAGAATGCAAACTGGAAGTCagtcaaaaggaaaagcag aTTTCAGCTCTCACCATagagagagatgaaaaagaTGATGTCATAAAAGACATCAAGGCTCAGCTGCAGACGTCACAAAATAAGATTGCTGACTTAATGGAAGCAAAAT taCATCATGAAGAAATGTTAAAGGAATCCCAGGTCAGTAAAGAACAtttgagggcagagctggaagagGCTAAAATGTCATTGCAAAAGGCAGAG GTTACTCAAAAGAACTTGGAAACTGAGCTCCAGACTAGAGTGAAAACATTAATTCAGGTtactggagaaaaggaagagcaggaggaagaatgtaaaaaaatgaaGGCTTTGCTTGCAGCCCTGACAGAGGAGTTTGAGACTTCTGTTGCCAATTTGAAAAGCTTGCTGCAAGAAGAGCAAAATAG ATTAAAGAAATATGAAGATGATTCAAAGCTGCTTACCTTGGAGCTCCAAAAGAAATCTGCTGAACTGG AGATGACTAAAGTAAAATGTGATAAAGAAGTGCAACTTGAAGAGCTGTCAGAAACTCTg GAtagtaagaaaaaagaagaaaatacaaagcagTTAGTTGAAAATCTAGAAGAGGCAAATAGCCAGCTAAG AAATGAACTGGAGtctttgaagcagaaaatggCAAAGACAGGTGAAGAGATGAGAAGTGCACTggatgaaagagaagaaaat ATGAACAATTTAAAGAAGCaggtggaaaataaaaccaaatgcaTTGAAGAGTTGCAGCAGGAG AATAAGGTGCTGCCAAAGAAACTTActgcagaaagcaagaaaagcaataCTTATGAAGGGAAG GTGAATAAATTGCAGATAGAGATGGAAAAGATGAACAAGCAACATAAGGAAGCAGCTGACATCTATCAAAAAGACAtagaaacaagaaaaggaaatgaaaataaacttcGTGAAGAG AATGAATATGATAAAATGGTTGAAGAAAAAGATGCAGAGttaaaagtatataaaatgaaacagcaaaagcagtTCTCATCAGCAAGAGCACTG GAAAATGAGCTGTCATCTTTGAAAAGTGAACTGGCCTCCCTTAAGGAacaactgaaagcagaaattgaaGAAAAG GAGAATCTTGTAAAAGAGCACTCTCACAGTATGATTCctgaaagtgaaaagaaacacaag ACATATGCTATAAAGACTCCTCCAATGGATAAGATGCACAGTGGAAGAAGCACAAACCTGccttcagagcagagcagcaggaaaaagcagaaagtgcTTGTGCAGCTGGACACTCAGTcagacagctctgagcacactGACCTCCTG AGCATAGTCTCGgaagaagaaatgtttaaaaatttgtaCAAAGATTTTCCACAAGCTTCGCGATTACATTCCCCAGCACCAAAAAAG CTCCATCCAGTGTGA
- the LOC118700553 gene encoding synaptonemal complex protein 1-like isoform X7: protein MNELFSKLYKEAEKIKQWKLTVETELNQKERKLQENKKTIEAQNKAIQELQFENENLHLKLEDEICENKDLLKEAAASRHLCNLLKETCTRFTEKTSKHEQEKAETIQLYEELHSNIERMTAAFEELRVQAENDRSEMSFKLKEEAEKVDKFEKECKLEVSQKEKQISALTIERDEKDDVIKDIKAQLQTSQNKIADLMEAKLHHEEMLKESQVSKEHLRAELEEAKMSLQKAEVTQKNLETELQTRVKTLIQVTGEKEEQEEECKKMKALLAALTEEFETSVANLKSLLQEEQNRLKKYEDDSKLLTLELQKKSAELEEMTKVKCDKEVQLEELSETLKEFQDLKAQLTSTAEKEQDYLKQLVTLKTDLEQEALRNEQLTVYLSKLSLEKEQTAQEKNAVAAEVKKLQEQQEMNNLKKQVENKTKCIEELQQENKVLPKKLTAESKKSNTYEGKVNKLQIEMEKMNKQHKEAADIYQKDIETRKGNENKLREENEYDKMVEEKDAELKVYKMKQQKQFSSARALENELSSLKSELASLKEQLKAEIEEKENLVKEHSHSMIPESEKKHKTYAIKTPPMDKMHSGRSTNLPSEQSSRKKQKVLVQLDTQSDSSEHTDLLSIVSEEEMFKNLYKDFPQASRLHSPAPKKLHPV, encoded by the exons ATGAATGAATTGTTCTCAAAACTCTACAAAGAGGCTGAGAAGATCAAGCAGTGGAAACTGACTGTGGAAACAGAATTaaaccagaaagaaagaaagctccaggaaaataaaaagactaTTGAAGCACAGAATAAAGCCATTCAAGAACTGCAG tttgaaaatgaaaacctccATTTGAAACTGGAAGATGAGATATGTGAAAATAAAGATCTCTTGAAAGA AGCTGCTGCTTCGAGGCATCTGTGTAACCTGCTCAAGGAAACCTGCACTCGCTTCACAGAGAAGACCAGTAAAC ATGaacaggaaaaggcagaaacaaTACAATTGTATGAGGAACTTCATAGCAACATAGAA agAATGACAGCGGCATTTGAAGAGCTTCGTGTGCAAGCAGAGAACGACAGATCGGAAATGAGTTTCAAAT taaaagaagaagcagaaaaagtgGACAAGTTTGAAAAAGAATGCAAACTGGAAGTCagtcaaaaggaaaagcag aTTTCAGCTCTCACCATagagagagatgaaaaagaTGATGTCATAAAAGACATCAAGGCTCAGCTGCAGACGTCACAAAATAAGATTGCTGACTTAATGGAAGCAAAAT taCATCATGAAGAAATGTTAAAGGAATCCCAGGTCAGTAAAGAACAtttgagggcagagctggaagagGCTAAAATGTCATTGCAAAAGGCAGAG GTTACTCAAAAGAACTTGGAAACTGAGCTCCAGACTAGAGTGAAAACATTAATTCAGGTtactggagaaaaggaagagcaggaggaagaatgtaaaaaaatgaaGGCTTTGCTTGCAGCCCTGACAGAGGAGTTTGAGACTTCTGTTGCCAATTTGAAAAGCTTGCTGCAAGAAGAGCAAAATAG ATTAAAGAAATATGAAGATGATTCAAAGCTGCTTACCTTGGAGCTCCAAAAGAAATCTGCTGAACTGG AAGAGATGACTAAAGTAAAATGTGATAAAGAAGTGCAACTTGAAGAGCTGTCAGAAACTCTg aaagaatTCCAGGATTTGAAAGCACAGCTGACAAGTACAGCTGAGAAGGAACAAGATTATTTAAAGCAGCTTGTGACTCTGAAAACAGATCTTGAACAAGAGGC GTTAAGGAATGAACAACTAACAGTGTATCTCAGTAAGCTTTCACTAGAGAAAGAACAAACAGCAcaagagaaaaatgctgtggctgcagaagtCAAGAAACTGCAAGAACAACAAGAG ATGAACAATTTAAAGAAGCaggtggaaaataaaaccaaatgcaTTGAAGAGTTGCAGCAGGAG AATAAGGTGCTGCCAAAGAAACTTActgcagaaagcaagaaaagcaataCTTATGAAGGGAAG GTGAATAAATTGCAGATAGAGATGGAAAAGATGAACAAGCAACATAAGGAAGCAGCTGACATCTATCAAAAAGACAtagaaacaagaaaaggaaatgaaaataaacttcGTGAAGAG AATGAATATGATAAAATGGTTGAAGAAAAAGATGCAGAGttaaaagtatataaaatgaaacagcaaaagcagtTCTCATCAGCAAGAGCACTG GAAAATGAGCTGTCATCTTTGAAAAGTGAACTGGCCTCCCTTAAGGAacaactgaaagcagaaattgaaGAAAAG GAGAATCTTGTAAAAGAGCACTCTCACAGTATGATTCctgaaagtgaaaagaaacacaag ACATATGCTATAAAGACTCCTCCAATGGATAAGATGCACAGTGGAAGAAGCACAAACCTGccttcagagcagagcagcaggaaaaagcagaaagtgcTTGTGCAGCTGGACACTCAGTcagacagctctgagcacactGACCTCCTG AGCATAGTCTCGgaagaagaaatgtttaaaaatttgtaCAAAGATTTTCCACAAGCTTCGCGATTACATTCCCCAGCACCAAAAAAG CTCCATCCAGTGTGA
- the LOC118700553 gene encoding synaptonemal complex protein 1-like isoform X14 — translation MNELFSKLYKEAEKIKQWKLTVETELNQKERKLQENKKTIEAQNKAIQELQFENENLHLKLEDEICENKDLLKEAAASRHLCNLLKETCTRFTEKTSKHEQEKAETIQLYEELHSNIERMTAAFEELRVQAENDRSEMSFKLKEEAEKVDKFEKECKLEVSQKEKQISALTIERDEKDDVIKDIKAQLQTSQNKIADLMEAKLHHEEMLKESQVSKEHLRAELEEAKMSLQKAEVTQKNLETELQTRVKTLIQVTGEKEEQEEECKKMKALLAALTEEFETSVANLKSLLQEEQNRLKKYEDDSKLLTLELQKKSAELEEMTKVKCDKEVQLEELSETLMNNLKKQVENKTKCIEELQQENKVLPKKLTAESKKSNTYEGKVNKLQIEMEKMNKQHKEAADIYQKDIETRKGNENKLREENEYDKMVEEKDAELKVYKMKQQKQFSSARALENELSSLKSELASLKEQLKAEIEEKENLVKEHSHSMIPESEKKHKTYAIKTPPMDKMHSGRSTNLPSEQSSRKKQKVLVQLDTQSDSSEHTDLLSIVSEEEMFKNLYKDFPQASRLHSPAPKKLHPV, via the exons ATGAATGAATTGTTCTCAAAACTCTACAAAGAGGCTGAGAAGATCAAGCAGTGGAAACTGACTGTGGAAACAGAATTaaaccagaaagaaagaaagctccaggaaaataaaaagactaTTGAAGCACAGAATAAAGCCATTCAAGAACTGCAG tttgaaaatgaaaacctccATTTGAAACTGGAAGATGAGATATGTGAAAATAAAGATCTCTTGAAAGA AGCTGCTGCTTCGAGGCATCTGTGTAACCTGCTCAAGGAAACCTGCACTCGCTTCACAGAGAAGACCAGTAAAC ATGaacaggaaaaggcagaaacaaTACAATTGTATGAGGAACTTCATAGCAACATAGAA agAATGACAGCGGCATTTGAAGAGCTTCGTGTGCAAGCAGAGAACGACAGATCGGAAATGAGTTTCAAAT taaaagaagaagcagaaaaagtgGACAAGTTTGAAAAAGAATGCAAACTGGAAGTCagtcaaaaggaaaagcag aTTTCAGCTCTCACCATagagagagatgaaaaagaTGATGTCATAAAAGACATCAAGGCTCAGCTGCAGACGTCACAAAATAAGATTGCTGACTTAATGGAAGCAAAAT taCATCATGAAGAAATGTTAAAGGAATCCCAGGTCAGTAAAGAACAtttgagggcagagctggaagagGCTAAAATGTCATTGCAAAAGGCAGAG GTTACTCAAAAGAACTTGGAAACTGAGCTCCAGACTAGAGTGAAAACATTAATTCAGGTtactggagaaaaggaagagcaggaggaagaatgtaaaaaaatgaaGGCTTTGCTTGCAGCCCTGACAGAGGAGTTTGAGACTTCTGTTGCCAATTTGAAAAGCTTGCTGCAAGAAGAGCAAAATAG ATTAAAGAAATATGAAGATGATTCAAAGCTGCTTACCTTGGAGCTCCAAAAGAAATCTGCTGAACTGG AAGAGATGACTAAAGTAAAATGTGATAAAGAAGTGCAACTTGAAGAGCTGTCAGAAACTCTg ATGAACAATTTAAAGAAGCaggtggaaaataaaaccaaatgcaTTGAAGAGTTGCAGCAGGAG AATAAGGTGCTGCCAAAGAAACTTActgcagaaagcaagaaaagcaataCTTATGAAGGGAAG GTGAATAAATTGCAGATAGAGATGGAAAAGATGAACAAGCAACATAAGGAAGCAGCTGACATCTATCAAAAAGACAtagaaacaagaaaaggaaatgaaaataaacttcGTGAAGAG AATGAATATGATAAAATGGTTGAAGAAAAAGATGCAGAGttaaaagtatataaaatgaaacagcaaaagcagtTCTCATCAGCAAGAGCACTG GAAAATGAGCTGTCATCTTTGAAAAGTGAACTGGCCTCCCTTAAGGAacaactgaaagcagaaattgaaGAAAAG GAGAATCTTGTAAAAGAGCACTCTCACAGTATGATTCctgaaagtgaaaagaaacacaag ACATATGCTATAAAGACTCCTCCAATGGATAAGATGCACAGTGGAAGAAGCACAAACCTGccttcagagcagagcagcaggaaaaagcagaaagtgcTTGTGCAGCTGGACACTCAGTcagacagctctgagcacactGACCTCCTG AGCATAGTCTCGgaagaagaaatgtttaaaaatttgtaCAAAGATTTTCCACAAGCTTCGCGATTACATTCCCCAGCACCAAAAAAG CTCCATCCAGTGTGA
- the LOC118700553 gene encoding synaptonemal complex protein 1-like isoform X4, which yields MNELFSKLYKEAEKIKQWKLTVETELNQKERKLQENKKTIEAQNKAIQELQFENENLHLKLEDEICENKDLLKEAAASRHLCNLLKETCTRFTEKTSKHEQEKAETIQLYEELHSNIERMTAAFEELRVQAENDRSEMSFKLKEEAEKVDKFEKECKLEVSQKEKQISALTIERDEKDDVIKDIKAQLQTSQNKIADLMEAKLHHEEMLKESQVSKEHLRAELEEAKMSLQKAEVTQKNLETELQTRVKTLIQVTGEKEEQEEECKKMKALLAALTEEFETSVANLKSLLQEEQNRLKKYEDDSKLLTLELQKKSAELEEMTKVKCDKEVQLEELSETLKEFQDLKAQLTSTAEKEQDYLKQLVTLKTDLEQEALRNEQLTVYLSKLSLEKEQTAQEKNAVAAEVKKLQEQQEDSKKKEENTKQLVENLEEANSQLRNELESLKQKMAKTGEEMRSALDEREENMNNLKKQVENKTKCIEELQQENKVLPKKLTAESKKSNTYEGKVNKLQIEMEKMNKQHKEAADIYQKDIETRKGNENKLREENEYDKMVEEKDAELKVYKMKQQKQFSSARALENELSSLKSELASLKEQLKAEIEEKENLVKEHSHSMIPESEKKHKTYAIKTPPMDKMHSGRSTNLPSEQSSRKKQKVLVQLDTQSDSSEHTDLLLHPV from the exons ATGAATGAATTGTTCTCAAAACTCTACAAAGAGGCTGAGAAGATCAAGCAGTGGAAACTGACTGTGGAAACAGAATTaaaccagaaagaaagaaagctccaggaaaataaaaagactaTTGAAGCACAGAATAAAGCCATTCAAGAACTGCAG tttgaaaatgaaaacctccATTTGAAACTGGAAGATGAGATATGTGAAAATAAAGATCTCTTGAAAGA AGCTGCTGCTTCGAGGCATCTGTGTAACCTGCTCAAGGAAACCTGCACTCGCTTCACAGAGAAGACCAGTAAAC ATGaacaggaaaaggcagaaacaaTACAATTGTATGAGGAACTTCATAGCAACATAGAA agAATGACAGCGGCATTTGAAGAGCTTCGTGTGCAAGCAGAGAACGACAGATCGGAAATGAGTTTCAAAT taaaagaagaagcagaaaaagtgGACAAGTTTGAAAAAGAATGCAAACTGGAAGTCagtcaaaaggaaaagcag aTTTCAGCTCTCACCATagagagagatgaaaaagaTGATGTCATAAAAGACATCAAGGCTCAGCTGCAGACGTCACAAAATAAGATTGCTGACTTAATGGAAGCAAAAT taCATCATGAAGAAATGTTAAAGGAATCCCAGGTCAGTAAAGAACAtttgagggcagagctggaagagGCTAAAATGTCATTGCAAAAGGCAGAG GTTACTCAAAAGAACTTGGAAACTGAGCTCCAGACTAGAGTGAAAACATTAATTCAGGTtactggagaaaaggaagagcaggaggaagaatgtaaaaaaatgaaGGCTTTGCTTGCAGCCCTGACAGAGGAGTTTGAGACTTCTGTTGCCAATTTGAAAAGCTTGCTGCAAGAAGAGCAAAATAG ATTAAAGAAATATGAAGATGATTCAAAGCTGCTTACCTTGGAGCTCCAAAAGAAATCTGCTGAACTGG AAGAGATGACTAAAGTAAAATGTGATAAAGAAGTGCAACTTGAAGAGCTGTCAGAAACTCTg aaagaatTCCAGGATTTGAAAGCACAGCTGACAAGTACAGCTGAGAAGGAACAAGATTATTTAAAGCAGCTTGTGACTCTGAAAACAGATCTTGAACAAGAGGC GTTAAGGAATGAACAACTAACAGTGTATCTCAGTAAGCTTTCACTAGAGAAAGAACAAACAGCAcaagagaaaaatgctgtggctgcagaagtCAAGAAACTGCAAGAACAACAAGAG GAtagtaagaaaaaagaagaaaatacaaagcagTTAGTTGAAAATCTAGAAGAGGCAAATAGCCAGCTAAG AAATGAACTGGAGtctttgaagcagaaaatggCAAAGACAGGTGAAGAGATGAGAAGTGCACTggatgaaagagaagaaaat ATGAACAATTTAAAGAAGCaggtggaaaataaaaccaaatgcaTTGAAGAGTTGCAGCAGGAG AATAAGGTGCTGCCAAAGAAACTTActgcagaaagcaagaaaagcaataCTTATGAAGGGAAG GTGAATAAATTGCAGATAGAGATGGAAAAGATGAACAAGCAACATAAGGAAGCAGCTGACATCTATCAAAAAGACAtagaaacaagaaaaggaaatgaaaataaacttcGTGAAGAG AATGAATATGATAAAATGGTTGAAGAAAAAGATGCAGAGttaaaagtatataaaatgaaacagcaaaagcagtTCTCATCAGCAAGAGCACTG GAAAATGAGCTGTCATCTTTGAAAAGTGAACTGGCCTCCCTTAAGGAacaactgaaagcagaaattgaaGAAAAG GAGAATCTTGTAAAAGAGCACTCTCACAGTATGATTCctgaaagtgaaaagaaacacaag ACATATGCTATAAAGACTCCTCCAATGGATAAGATGCACAGTGGAAGAAGCACAAACCTGccttcagagcagagcagcaggaaaaagcagaaagtgcTTGTGCAGCTGGACACTCAGTcagacagctctgagcacactGACCTCCTG CTCCATCCAGTGTGA
- the LOC118700553 gene encoding synaptonemal complex protein 1-like isoform X10, with amino-acid sequence MNELFSKLYKEAEKIKQWKLTVETELNQKERKLQENKKTIEAQNKAIQELQFENENLHLKLEDEICENKDLLKEAAASRHLCNLLKETCTRFTEKTSKHEQEKAETIQLYEELHSNIERMTAAFEELRVQAENDRSEMSFKLKEEAEKVDKFEKECKLEVSQKEKQISALTIERDEKDDVIKDIKAQLQTSQNKIADLMEAKLHHEEMLKESQVSKEHLRAELEEAKMSLQKAEVTQKNLETELQTRVKTLIQVTGEKEEQEEECKKMKALLAALTEEFETSVANLKSLLQEEQNRLKKYEDDSKLLTLELQKKSAELEEMTKVKCDKEVQLEELSETLKEFQDLKAQLTSTAEKEQDYLKQLVTLKTDLEQEALRNEQLTVYLSKLSLEKEQTAQEKNAVAAEVKKLQEQQEDSKKKEENTKQLVENLEEANSQLRNELESLKQKMAKTGEEMRSALDEREENMNNLKKQVENKTKCIEELQQENKVLPKKLTAESKKSNTYEGKENELSSLKSELASLKEQLKAEIEEKENLVKEHSHSMIPESEKKHKTYAIKTPPMDKMHSGRSTNLPSEQSSRKKQKVLVQLDTQSDSSEHTDLLSIVSEEEMFKNLYKDFPQASRLHSPAPKKLHPV; translated from the exons ATGAATGAATTGTTCTCAAAACTCTACAAAGAGGCTGAGAAGATCAAGCAGTGGAAACTGACTGTGGAAACAGAATTaaaccagaaagaaagaaagctccaggaaaataaaaagactaTTGAAGCACAGAATAAAGCCATTCAAGAACTGCAG tttgaaaatgaaaacctccATTTGAAACTGGAAGATGAGATATGTGAAAATAAAGATCTCTTGAAAGA AGCTGCTGCTTCGAGGCATCTGTGTAACCTGCTCAAGGAAACCTGCACTCGCTTCACAGAGAAGACCAGTAAAC ATGaacaggaaaaggcagaaacaaTACAATTGTATGAGGAACTTCATAGCAACATAGAA agAATGACAGCGGCATTTGAAGAGCTTCGTGTGCAAGCAGAGAACGACAGATCGGAAATGAGTTTCAAAT taaaagaagaagcagaaaaagtgGACAAGTTTGAAAAAGAATGCAAACTGGAAGTCagtcaaaaggaaaagcag aTTTCAGCTCTCACCATagagagagatgaaaaagaTGATGTCATAAAAGACATCAAGGCTCAGCTGCAGACGTCACAAAATAAGATTGCTGACTTAATGGAAGCAAAAT taCATCATGAAGAAATGTTAAAGGAATCCCAGGTCAGTAAAGAACAtttgagggcagagctggaagagGCTAAAATGTCATTGCAAAAGGCAGAG GTTACTCAAAAGAACTTGGAAACTGAGCTCCAGACTAGAGTGAAAACATTAATTCAGGTtactggagaaaaggaagagcaggaggaagaatgtaaaaaaatgaaGGCTTTGCTTGCAGCCCTGACAGAGGAGTTTGAGACTTCTGTTGCCAATTTGAAAAGCTTGCTGCAAGAAGAGCAAAATAG ATTAAAGAAATATGAAGATGATTCAAAGCTGCTTACCTTGGAGCTCCAAAAGAAATCTGCTGAACTGG AAGAGATGACTAAAGTAAAATGTGATAAAGAAGTGCAACTTGAAGAGCTGTCAGAAACTCTg aaagaatTCCAGGATTTGAAAGCACAGCTGACAAGTACAGCTGAGAAGGAACAAGATTATTTAAAGCAGCTTGTGACTCTGAAAACAGATCTTGAACAAGAGGC GTTAAGGAATGAACAACTAACAGTGTATCTCAGTAAGCTTTCACTAGAGAAAGAACAAACAGCAcaagagaaaaatgctgtggctgcagaagtCAAGAAACTGCAAGAACAACAAGAG GAtagtaagaaaaaagaagaaaatacaaagcagTTAGTTGAAAATCTAGAAGAGGCAAATAGCCAGCTAAG AAATGAACTGGAGtctttgaagcagaaaatggCAAAGACAGGTGAAGAGATGAGAAGTGCACTggatgaaagagaagaaaat ATGAACAATTTAAAGAAGCaggtggaaaataaaaccaaatgcaTTGAAGAGTTGCAGCAGGAG AATAAGGTGCTGCCAAAGAAACTTActgcagaaagcaagaaaagcaataCTTATGAAGGGAAG GAAAATGAGCTGTCATCTTTGAAAAGTGAACTGGCCTCCCTTAAGGAacaactgaaagcagaaattgaaGAAAAG GAGAATCTTGTAAAAGAGCACTCTCACAGTATGATTCctgaaagtgaaaagaaacacaag ACATATGCTATAAAGACTCCTCCAATGGATAAGATGCACAGTGGAAGAAGCACAAACCTGccttcagagcagagcagcaggaaaaagcagaaagtgcTTGTGCAGCTGGACACTCAGTcagacagctctgagcacactGACCTCCTG AGCATAGTCTCGgaagaagaaatgtttaaaaatttgtaCAAAGATTTTCCACAAGCTTCGCGATTACATTCCCCAGCACCAAAAAAG CTCCATCCAGTGTGA